CCAATGGCGAGGCCGAAGCAGCCGGCGATGAAACCGTGAAGAAAGACTCTGTAGGCAACGTCCTGCAAGACGGCGACACCATCACTGTCATCAAAGACCTCAAGGTCAAAGGCACGTCCCTGGTGGTCAAGGTCGGCACCAAGGTCAAGAACATCCGCCTGTGCGACGGCGACCACGATATCGATTGCAAGATCGACGGTATCGGCCCGATGAAACTCAAGTCCGAGTTCGTCCGTAAAGTCTGATTCTGCTGCATCCATCCCGCGCCCGCCGCGGGATGGCGTTTCGCCCTCCCCGTTGATCGAACGCAATATCCACACAGAAAAACCTGGAAACCGCCAATAGGCACTTGCTATTCTACGAATAAGAATTATT
The sequence above is a segment of the Pseudomonas sp. R76 genome. Coding sequences within it:
- a CDS encoding zinc ribbon domain-containing protein YjdM, yielding MSTLPPCPKCNSEYTYEDGAQLICPECAHEWSANGEAEAAGDETVKKDSVGNVLQDGDTITVIKDLKVKGTSLVVKVGTKVKNIRLCDGDHDIDCKIDGIGPMKLKSEFVRKV